From Watersipora subatra chromosome 2, tzWatSuba1.1, whole genome shotgun sequence, one genomic window encodes:
- the LOC137387354 gene encoding ectonucleotide pyrophosphatase/phosphodiesterase family member 5-like, whose product MPNHWTLVTGMYEEDHGIIANKFWDPVWNKTYQFSTESEWFNNTEPVWITAEKEGKKTGAYMWAGNEATYDGQTASIVIPFAYNAEFEDSMEVVVQWMAEEEVDFACLYTDQPDSDGHKYGPNSEEVKERIKAIDKVLGKMMDEFDTRGLTDEVNILIASDHGMTDVNSSKMINLGAYIDFDADIEWSYLSAIGLIIPKPGNLDEVYTTLKDAETTETHMKVYRKADIPDDLKYKNNRRITDIVLVAEPGWLFAKSATYKTSLLGNHGFDNKNSDMKTTFLARGPDFKCGYTQDAMRSVDLYPLLCELLQLETCHSSRGWTNNTQNLLSIEPCIPVAGGTVISSTVVPIFTLIFFLTTKLI is encoded by the exons ATGCCAAACCACTGGACACTGGTGACAG GTATGTATGAAGAAGACCATGGCATCATAGCAAACAAGTTTTGGGATCCTGTATGGAACAAAACTTATCAATTCAGCACAGAAAGTGAATGGTTCAACAACACTGAGCCTGTTTGGATCACAGCAGAGAAAGAAGGAAAGAAGACAGGGGCATATATGTGGGCTG GAAATGAAGCGACGTACGATGGACAAACAGCCTCTATCGTTATCCCCTTTGCGTACAACGCAGAGTTTGAAGACAGCATGGAAGTTGTTGTTCAGTGGATGGCAGAAGAGGAAGTTGACTTTGCATGTCTTTATACTGACCAACCAGACAGCGATGGCCATAA ATACGGCCCCAACTCGGAAGAAGTAAAAGAACGAATAAAGGCTATTGATAAAGTCTTAGGAAAGATGATGGATGAGTTTGATACACGAGGTCTGACTGATGAGGTCAACATTCTCATAGCCTCTGATCATGGTATGACTGATGTGAACAGCTCTAAAATGATCAACCTTGGAGCCTACATTGACTTTGACGCAGATATTGAGTGGTCTTATCTGAGCGCAATTGGCTTGATTATACCTAAACCTGGGAACCTAGATGAG GTTTACACGACGCTCAAGGACGCAGAAACAACGGAGACACACATGAAGGTCTACAGAAAAGCTGACATACCTGATGACCTAAAATACAAGAATAacaggagaataacagacatagTCCTAGTTGCAGAACCGGGATGGCTCTTTGCTAAG AGTGCAACCTATAAAACCAGCCTGCTAGGAAATCATGGATTtgataataaaaattctgaCATGAAGACAACCTTCTTAGCTCGAGGTCCTGACTTTAAGTGTGGCTACACACAAGATGCGATGAGGAGTGTTGACTTGTACCCGCTGCTTTGCGAACTCTTGCAGTTGGAGACATGCCATTCTAGTAGGGGATGGACAAATAATACTCAGAATCTTCTTTCTATTGAGCCATGTATCCCTGTTGCTGGGGGTACTGTCATCTCTTCAACTGTTGTTCCCATTTTCACTCTTATCTTTTTTCTTACCACAAAGCTAATTTAA